One genomic segment of uncultured Ilyobacter sp. includes these proteins:
- a CDS encoding ABC transporter ATP-binding protein: protein MLVLKDIGKSYNKFRINDFSLKIEKGEFVTLLGESGCGKTTLLKIISGIIEDYSGEIYIDGEDVRGKSTKEKGLSMVFQDSLLLPNLNVEDNVAFGLKIMGLPKKDRIQRAREVLEELGLKGFEKRHPYDLSGGQRQRVSIARALVMEPKLLLMDEPFSALDENLRGKLQKMLKSIQRKYRSTILFVTHDRNEAFYLSDKIAIMDSGSLVQFDTPKNLYENPISTFAARFLGINNIFSGEIKKGIFYSGNIRIPVAGSDNAEKVSLALKSEDLRVTLEGKPGDVEGILKGRVKDSSFKSGFYYFDLDIGGESIEVVQNRVEFDIENHMELYVRYNKNNIILI, encoded by the coding sequence ATGTTAGTTTTGAAGGATATAGGCAAAAGTTATAATAAATTTAGAATAAATGATTTCAGTCTCAAAATTGAAAAAGGGGAATTTGTGACTCTTTTGGGGGAATCGGGGTGCGGAAAGACAACACTTCTCAAGATAATTTCAGGAATAATAGAGGATTACAGTGGAGAAATATATATAGACGGAGAGGACGTCAGAGGGAAATCTACAAAGGAAAAAGGACTTTCAATGGTTTTTCAGGATTCACTACTTCTCCCAAACCTAAATGTCGAGGATAACGTGGCCTTTGGCTTAAAGATAATGGGTTTACCTAAAAAAGATAGGATTCAAAGGGCACGTGAAGTTCTGGAAGAGCTCGGACTGAAAGGCTTTGAAAAAAGGCATCCTTATGATCTTAGCGGTGGACAGAGGCAGAGGGTCTCAATAGCCAGGGCATTAGTAATGGAACCAAAGCTTCTTTTAATGGACGAGCCTTTTTCTGCATTGGATGAAAATCTCCGTGGTAAGCTACAGAAGATGCTAAAATCAATACAACGTAAGTATAGGAGTACAATACTTTTTGTAACACATGACAGAAATGAGGCCTTTTATCTGTCGGATAAAATAGCAATAATGGACAGCGGAAGCCTCGTTCAGTTCGACACGCCAAAAAATCTATATGAAAATCCGATTTCCACCTTTGCAGCAAGATTTCTAGGGATAAACAATATATTTTCCGGAGAGATTAAGAAGGGTATTTTTTATAGTGGAAATATAAGAATTCCTGTTGCAGGTTCTGACAATGCCGAAAAAGTCTCTCTGGCTTTGAAATCTGAGGATTTAAGGGTAACACTGGAAGGCAAACCGGGTGATGTGGAAGGAATTTTAAAAGGAAGAGTAAAGGACAGTTCATTTAAAAGTGGTTTTTACTATTTTGATCTTGATATAGGCGGAGAGAGTATAGAGGTGGTTCAAAACCGTGTTGAATTTGATATAGAAAACCATATGGAACTCTATGTGAGGTATAATAAAAATAATATAATATTAATCTAA
- a CDS encoding pyridoxal 5'-phosphate synthase, whose product MVSDLRMYRGDYERGKVPIKDFQEYPLQHLHEWLIEAYEKGEQFPNTMTLSTMTQSGVTMRTVPLKSFKNEKLRFFSSYDKGDSSELESNCGVGVHFFFKKMKRQIFIRGDIEKIPVSESENHFNDQSNECKITIWALRDGKTILKEEKLKNHFDQIRKKFNGISIPCPEFWSGYDITPKYVEFFEGIEDGLHQKVIYQLINGKWTKKKTTS is encoded by the coding sequence ATGGTTTCAGATCTTAGAATGTATAGAGGGGATTATGAAAGAGGAAAGGTCCCTATAAAGGACTTTCAGGAATATCCCCTGCAGCATCTTCACGAATGGCTTATAGAAGCCTATGAAAAGGGAGAACAATTCCCAAATACGATGACACTTAGCACCATGACTCAGTCTGGAGTAACAATGCGTACTGTTCCTCTCAAGTCCTTTAAAAATGAAAAACTCAGATTTTTCAGCAGTTATGACAAAGGTGATAGTTCAGAATTAGAATCGAACTGCGGTGTGGGAGTTCATTTCTTTTTCAAAAAGATGAAAAGACAGATTTTTATCAGAGGTGATATTGAAAAAATACCCGTATCAGAATCAGAAAATCATTTCAACGACCAGTCAAATGAATGTAAAATTACGATATGGGCTTTAAGAGATGGAAAAACAATTTTAAAAGAAGAAAAACTTAAAAATCATTTTGATCAAATCAGAAAAAAATTTAATGGAATCTCTATTCCTTGCCCTGAATTCTGGAGTGGTTACGATATAACTCCCAAGTATGTCGAATTCTTTGAAGGTATAGAGGACGGATTACACCAAAAAGTAATCTATCAGCTTATTAATGGAAAATGGACAAAGAAAAAAACTACATCTTAG
- a CDS encoding GTP pyrophosphokinase: MSCSEILNKENFFKEFSVDEEYFKSTGLEWSELEKIYQDYTSLVPLMEKRAEEIVLHIMALKDVHSVRRRVKKPEHLIEKIIRKGRKYADRGINSKNYKKIVTDLIGVRVLHLFKDDWKSIHEEIIDLWETKETPQINIRRGDYNLDKLREGIKDYNCDIIVREHGYRSVHYLIGASLKNEKEVLVEIQVRTVFEEAWSEIDHIIRYPYDIDNPILSEYLGIFNRIVGSADEMGMFIKKLKKEVGKNNMNPRELDIKFK, translated from the coding sequence ATGAGCTGTTCAGAAATATTAAATAAAGAGAATTTTTTTAAAGAGTTCTCAGTAGACGAGGAATATTTCAAAAGTACCGGGTTAGAATGGAGCGAACTTGAAAAAATATATCAGGATTACACGTCACTGGTTCCTCTCATGGAAAAGAGAGCAGAAGAGATCGTCCTGCATATAATGGCCCTGAAAGATGTCCATTCTGTAAGACGCCGAGTAAAAAAACCCGAACACCTTATTGAGAAGATCATAAGGAAGGGAAGAAAATACGCCGACAGAGGTATCAATTCCAAAAATTATAAAAAAATAGTAACCGACCTTATAGGGGTCAGGGTACTACACCTATTCAAGGATGACTGGAAAAGTATACATGAAGAGATAATCGATCTGTGGGAAACAAAAGAAACCCCGCAGATAAACATAAGGAGAGGAGACTACAACTTAGATAAACTCCGTGAAGGGATAAAGGACTACAACTGCGACATAATTGTGAGAGAGCACGGCTACAGATCAGTCCATTACCTCATAGGAGCCTCTCTAAAGAATGAAAAAGAGGTCTTGGTTGAGATTCAGGTGAGAACAGTTTTCGAAGAGGCCTGGAGCGAAATAGACCATATAATAAGATATCCCTATGATATAGACAATCCTATACTTTCTGAATATTTGGGAATATTCAACAGAATTGTAGGAAGCGCAGATGAAATGGGAATGTTTATAAAAAAATTAAAAAAAGAAGTCGGAAAAAATAATATGAATCCTAGAGAGTTGGATATAAAATTCAAATAA
- a CDS encoding UvrD-helicase domain-containing protein has translation MRRVILGETGSGKTENAIKRYCRMLSDGISSNDILVLVANRTERIKWMKNVDFKVASQLRIFSYFGFIQRELKLFWPLVLKECRLIKKHEIEPVFMHYEASQSLMSKTVEFYRKKDYLKGIISSDEEIARKLLSNITGASLSNTSYKKIGERIFRSKTEEEQLGVEFYKEMNEITVRYIERILEEGIVDNAVSIYLYFNYLLKDEKYLEYLQENIKYLVVDNLENGSISQADFIMELSKWVKGSILYYNTDGSYGIYQFSRNYMEKELLPNFQEERLGKNENSEKFREFTDTLSKNLMLDTGERAENSDIKTDLENEFRSKEDKKVLRLVAELLEKGVPGNEISVITPRYNVTLDFGLSRISEKNKIKYLYTSKNDKVTDNPYVFALAVFAVVFYRFEKIRINYDEMKVFINIILQMDLISSALLADYLSKRDYRLESIEDKQLMRRLPLVKIEEYNSMVEFIKSMDRDTPINQFFTSVYLEYFVGRSDDAKDIKACRELMDSSEDFIRVMESFQMLKDANYEFIKFIREGAKTTPTLEDIGVKLEGGYMSLSTPGSFIGTGRKSEILILTDVRNPLYTLKSYNEFQNLWSLNKDWPLGRVFTGEDELQMEKLDLDAVIKRLFRSVTGEIYLFGTVYSGRGMEQHSLLYDALLRTLG, from the coding sequence ATGAGAAGAGTTATTTTAGGAGAAACTGGAAGTGGTAAAACAGAAAATGCAATCAAAAGATACTGCCGTATGTTGTCAGACGGAATAAGCTCTAATGATATTCTGGTCCTTGTAGCCAACAGGACAGAGAGAATAAAATGGATGAAAAATGTGGATTTCAAGGTGGCGTCACAGCTTAGAATTTTTTCATACTTTGGATTTATTCAGAGGGAGTTGAAGCTGTTCTGGCCTTTGGTTTTGAAGGAGTGCAGACTCATAAAAAAACATGAGATCGAACCTGTTTTTATGCATTATGAGGCATCCCAAAGTCTTATGTCCAAAACAGTTGAATTTTATAGAAAAAAAGATTACCTCAAAGGAATTATAAGCAGTGACGAAGAAATAGCTAGGAAGCTCTTATCAAACATCACAGGAGCCTCCCTGTCTAACACAAGTTATAAAAAAATAGGAGAGAGGATTTTTAGGAGTAAAACAGAAGAAGAACAGCTGGGAGTTGAATTTTACAAGGAGATGAATGAGATAACGGTGAGATACATAGAGAGGATATTGGAAGAGGGCATTGTAGACAACGCCGTATCCATATACCTTTATTTCAACTATCTTTTGAAAGATGAAAAATATCTGGAATATCTTCAAGAGAACATAAAATATCTCGTAGTAGATAATCTAGAGAACGGATCCATATCCCAAGCTGACTTCATAATGGAGCTCTCTAAATGGGTGAAAGGAAGCATACTTTATTATAATACTGATGGTTCCTACGGGATATATCAGTTTTCTAGAAACTACATGGAAAAAGAACTGCTTCCGAATTTTCAGGAAGAGAGGCTGGGAAAAAATGAAAATTCAGAAAAATTCAGAGAATTTACAGATACCCTTTCAAAAAATCTGATGCTGGACACTGGAGAAAGGGCTGAAAACTCCGACATCAAAACGGATCTTGAAAATGAGTTCAGAAGCAAAGAAGATAAAAAAGTTTTGAGACTTGTGGCAGAACTTTTGGAGAAGGGAGTTCCAGGAAATGAAATATCCGTAATAACACCTAGATACAACGTGACTTTGGATTTTGGGCTTTCTAGAATATCTGAAAAAAATAAAATAAAATACCTCTATACTTCTAAAAATGATAAGGTCACAGACAATCCATATGTATTTGCCTTGGCTGTTTTCGCAGTGGTTTTTTACAGGTTTGAAAAAATCAGGATAAATTATGATGAGATGAAGGTGTTTATAAATATAATCCTTCAGATGGATCTCATAAGTTCCGCTCTTTTGGCAGACTACCTGTCCAAAAGAGATTACAGATTGGAGAGCATAGAGGACAAGCAGCTTATGAGAAGGCTTCCTTTGGTTAAAATAGAGGAGTACAACAGCATGGTGGAATTTATAAAATCCATGGACAGGGATACGCCGATAAACCAGTTTTTCACATCGGTATATCTGGAGTACTTCGTAGGTAGAAGTGACGATGCCAAGGATATAAAGGCGTGTAGGGAACTCATGGATTCGTCAGAGGATTTTATAAGGGTCATGGAAAGTTTTCAGATGCTAAAAGATGCAAATTATGAGTTTATAAAATTCATAAGGGAGGGGGCTAAGACGACACCTACTTTAGAGGATATAGGGGTCAAATTAGAGGGAGGATATATGTCTCTGTCCACTCCGGGAAGCTTTATAGGAACAGGTAGAAAAAGCGAGATACTTATATTGACTGATGTAAGAAATCCCCTATATACACTAAAAAGCTATAATGAATTTCAAAACTTGTGGTCTTTGAATAAGGACTGGCCTTTAGGCAGGGTTTTTACAGGAGAGGATGAGCTTCAGATGGAGAAACTAGACCTGGATGCAGTTATAAAAAGGCTTTTTAGAAGCGTAACGGGAGAGATATATTTATTTGGGACGGTCTATTCAGGCAGAGGTATGGAGCAGCACAGTCTTCTTTATGATGCACTTTTGAGGACATTGGGTTAG
- a CDS encoding glycosyltransferase family 9 protein, which yields MLSKINRRFQDWARPKRLSIGRYLWDRKKNKIDKIDMGKVKKILFLRYDGKIGDMIINTFMFREIKKVYPDIEIAVVARGANRQIIENNPNVDKIYEYDKSNKKLKKLSEEIRKENYDLLIDFSEMLRVKQMKFINLCRARQNMGINKKEWNLFDINIDYKEDKKHITNRYAEVLKLMGIDKADLSYDIYLTEKQENLGKSFRESIPEKNLFALNPYGASKYRTFNREKILEIGKKILGDSESALTFIFSPEKKKEVEIIAKELGERVYLCEEIKGIMDSAAILKYSDLIITTDTSIVHLGVALDKNMIAVYRSDEGTGEYNSIVWGPNSDKVRMIYSEPNFIEGEEADINKFKFEIVEEV from the coding sequence ATGCTGAGCAAAATAAATAGAAGGTTCCAGGATTGGGCAAGGCCTAAAAGACTTTCCATAGGAAGATACCTTTGGGATCGTAAAAAGAATAAAATTGATAAAATTGATATGGGTAAAGTAAAAAAAATATTGTTTTTGAGATATGATGGTAAGATAGGGGATATGATCATAAATACTTTTATGTTTCGAGAAATAAAAAAAGTATACCCTGATATTGAAATCGCTGTAGTTGCTCGTGGTGCCAATAGACAGATAATAGAAAATAACCCAAATGTAGATAAAATATATGAATATGATAAAAGCAATAAAAAGTTAAAAAAACTTTCTGAGGAGATAAGAAAAGAGAACTATGATCTTTTGATTGATTTTTCAGAGATGCTGAGAGTGAAACAGATGAAGTTTATTAACCTTTGTAGGGCCAGGCAGAATATGGGAATAAATAAAAAAGAATGGAATCTTTTTGATATAAATATAGATTATAAAGAGGATAAAAAGCATATTACAAACAGATATGCTGAAGTGCTAAAGTTAATGGGCATAGATAAAGCTGATCTTTCTTATGATATTTACCTAACAGAGAAACAAGAAAATTTAGGTAAAAGTTTTCGAGAAAGCATACCCGAGAAAAATCTATTTGCTTTAAATCCTTATGGTGCCAGTAAATATAGGACTTTTAACAGAGAAAAAATATTAGAAATAGGAAAAAAAATTTTGGGTGATTCAGAAAGTGCATTAACTTTTATTTTTTCACCAGAAAAGAAAAAAGAGGTAGAAATAATTGCAAAAGAACTAGGTGAAAGAGTCTACCTCTGTGAAGAAATAAAAGGTATAATGGACTCGGCAGCTATCCTGAAGTATTCAGACCTGATAATTACAACAGATACCTCTATAGTTCATCTGGGAGTTGCACTAGATAAGAATATGATCGCCGTTTATAGAAGTGACGAAGGGACGGGAGAATACAACAGTATAGTTTGGGGTCCTAATTCAGACAAGGTAAGGATGATATACTCTGAGCCAAATTTTATAGAGGGTGAAGAGGCAGATATAAACAAATTTAAATTTGAAATTGTGGAGGAAGTATGA
- a CDS encoding CDP-glycerol glycerophosphotransferase family protein yields MKKKLYTLSLTFWCEIIRLLYFITIPLFKKRDIWLICETEFQAQENGYYLFKYIRENYPDRDVYYVISKESPCLHNIDYLGNILYLNSFKQIFYMFHSNKIISTHGLWMNPDELGIFRKLTKKMLKSKKVMLNHGIGLMKNGKKYYHKNIFALNDIFIAISDLHKSIFVNEYGYKDEEVIIAGYPRFDDLTDTSTQKSVLFMPTWRDGQDNLGEHFEKTEFFKEIKKLLTNYRLKEFLKKNRISFNVYMHQNFQKYNEIFKKFETENIKIIRQGEKTVQDLLKENKCLITDYSSVLFDFVYMKKPFISYQFDRKDFLNSRKDNAFIDITKDIPGDIVDNLDDLIDVLEELNKAEFEIKPKHLKESETFFKYRDQNNCKRVYEAIETI; encoded by the coding sequence ATGAAAAAAAAACTATACACTTTATCTCTAACATTTTGGTGTGAGATTATAAGGTTATTATATTTTATAACCATCCCTTTATTTAAAAAAAGAGACATTTGGTTGATATGTGAGACAGAATTTCAAGCACAGGAAAATGGGTATTATTTGTTTAAGTACATAAGAGAAAATTATCCTGATAGAGATGTTTATTATGTAATTTCAAAAGAGTCTCCGTGCTTGCATAATATAGATTATTTAGGTAATATATTGTATTTAAACAGCTTTAAACAAATTTTTTATATGTTTCATTCCAATAAAATAATTTCTACTCATGGATTGTGGATGAATCCTGATGAATTAGGAATTTTTAGAAAATTAACAAAAAAGATGCTTAAAAGTAAAAAAGTTATGTTAAATCATGGAATTGGATTAATGAAAAATGGTAAAAAATACTATCATAAAAATATATTTGCTTTAAATGATATTTTTATTGCTATATCTGATTTGCATAAAAGTATTTTTGTAAATGAGTATGGATATAAAGATGAAGAAGTTATTATTGCTGGTTATCCTAGGTTTGACGACTTGACCGATACAAGCACCCAAAAAAGTGTCCTGTTTATGCCAACGTGGAGAGATGGGCAGGATAATTTAGGTGAACACTTTGAGAAAACAGAGTTTTTTAAAGAAATTAAAAAATTGTTAACTAACTATCGCTTGAAAGAATTTCTTAAGAAAAATAGGATATCATTTAATGTTTATATGCATCAGAATTTTCAAAAGTACAATGAAATTTTTAAGAAGTTTGAGACTGAAAATATAAAAATTATAAGACAAGGAGAAAAAACCGTCCAAGATTTATTAAAAGAAAATAAATGCTTGATAACGGATTATTCTAGTGTTTTATTTGATTTTGTGTATATGAAAAAACCATTTATATCATATCAGTTCGATAGAAAAGATTTTTTAAATTCTAGAAAAGATAATGCTTTTATTGACATAACGAAAGATATTCCAGGAGATATAGTTGACAATTTAGATGACTTAATAGATGTTTTGGAAGAACTCAATAAAGCTGAATTTGAAATAAAACCAAAACATTTAAAAGAAAGTGAAACATTCTTCAAATATAGGGATCAAAATAATTGTAAAAGAGTTTATGAAGCTATAGAAACTATTTAA
- a CDS encoding adenylyltransferase/cytidyltransferase family protein: MKKKIIGYTAGVYDLFHVGHLNILKKAKENCDELIVAVSTDELVEKYKNKKTFIPYEERAEILSHINFVDKVVPQESMDKMEAWKKYKFDIMFVGDDWKGTDKWNEIEDEFKKVGVEIVYFPYTKCTSSSKIRELIDNNLKIKTYR; the protein is encoded by the coding sequence ATGAAGAAAAAGATTATAGGATATACAGCAGGAGTGTATGACTTGTTTCATGTGGGTCATTTAAACATACTGAAAAAAGCAAAAGAAAACTGTGATGAATTGATTGTTGCAGTTAGTACTGATGAACTCGTTGAAAAATATAAAAATAAAAAAACTTTTATACCATATGAAGAGAGGGCTGAAATTTTATCACATATAAACTTTGTAGACAAAGTCGTTCCTCAAGAAAGCATGGATAAAATGGAAGCTTGGAAAAAATATAAATTTGATATTATGTTTGTAGGTGATGATTGGAAAGGTACCGATAAATGGAACGAGATAGAGGATGAGTTTAAAAAAGTTGGAGTTGAAATTGTTTATTTTCCGTACACAAAGTGTACTTCGTCCAGTAAAATAAGGGAATTAATAGATAATAATTTGAAAATTAAAACATACAGGTAA
- a CDS encoding glycosyltransferase: MKEKITVIVTIYNRLEYAKNIIKSLLNQTVQIDELIFADDGSSESLMDVIEELLPLCKFKIKHVYQEDLGFRAAKNRNNGARAAEGDILLFLDQDVVFPENFIEKFILNSKKGVFLFSRAIMSTEDEKLIVQKLIDSNEKYSKIYEKIDYKEKIEQREKKNGKDIFYNFLYMIKLRSRGAKIPSMIFSIYKDDFIKVNGFDEKYVGWGYEDDDLFNRLYKAGYKSKPLFYKMPPIHMWHSHETSKKESPNEKYYRKRKKEISKKNYRCESGYDNSMEYDDHVNINILN, from the coding sequence ATGAAGGAAAAAATAACCGTTATTGTCACGATTTATAATAGATTAGAGTACGCTAAAAACATAATAAAATCTCTTTTGAACCAAACAGTTCAAATTGATGAATTAATCTTTGCAGACGATGGTTCTAGTGAGAGTTTAATGGATGTCATTGAAGAATTACTACCTCTTTGTAAATTTAAGATAAAGCATGTATATCAAGAAGATTTAGGGTTTAGAGCAGCAAAAAACAGAAATAACGGAGCAAGGGCTGCAGAAGGTGATATATTACTATTTTTAGATCAAGATGTTGTATTTCCAGAGAATTTTATAGAAAAGTTTATTCTAAATTCTAAAAAAGGAGTTTTTCTTTTTTCTAGAGCAATTATGAGTACAGAAGATGAAAAGTTAATAGTGCAAAAATTAATTGATTCAAATGAAAAATATTCAAAAATTTATGAAAAAATTGATTACAAAGAAAAAATAGAGCAACGAGAGAAAAAAAATGGCAAAGATATTTTTTATAATTTTCTTTATATGATAAAGTTAAGGAGCAGAGGCGCTAAAATCCCATCCATGATTTTTTCAATATATAAAGATGATTTCATAAAAGTGAATGGCTTTGATGAAAAATATGTCGGCTGGGGATATGAAGATGATGATCTTTTTAACAGGCTATATAAAGCCGGATATAAATCCAAACCCTTATTTTACAAAATGCCACCCATTCATATGTGGCATTCTCACGAAACAAGTAAAAAAGAAAGTCCAAATGAAAAATATTACAGGAAAAGAAAAAAAGAGATTTCTAAAAAAAATTATAGGTGTGAATCAGGGTATGACAATTCAATGGAATATGATGACCATGTGAACATTAATATTTTAAATTGA
- a CDS encoding glycosyltransferase yields MIVSVLVITYNHEKYIRKCLDSILEQEGDFQLEILVGNDKSPDNTERVLREYEGDKKFIILNRKQNMGATKNLYDLYKKAQGEYIAVLEGDDFWTDPKKIQKQIKVLEEKDDSVLCFTDSHIVDNKDRIIGEKLLPVEKLESIKDVMFTIGKIPTGTILFKNIFLKNRHENKGVEELLTASNIIGDLPLLAFLIKSGKFYRLPEKTGSYRYITISGTSYSAMSIIKKSLEAEKVIRAIKAYYDPHAKFFLNCTICRSRKYLLKDLKKKDKKLLKEYKKSLKFKEILGLNLYTLFSPLDDLIRSLYRKKIKKYRKKNLFINS; encoded by the coding sequence ATGATTGTAAGTGTTTTGGTCATAACATATAATCATGAAAAATATATAAGAAAGTGTTTAGACAGTATATTGGAACAGGAAGGAGATTTTCAACTGGAAATTCTAGTAGGAAATGATAAGTCTCCTGATAACACGGAGAGAGTATTAAGAGAGTATGAAGGTGATAAAAAGTTTATCATACTGAACAGAAAACAGAATATGGGAGCTACAAAAAATTTATATGATCTTTATAAAAAAGCACAAGGTGAGTATATTGCTGTTTTAGAAGGGGATGACTTTTGGACAGACCCTAAAAAAATTCAAAAGCAAATAAAAGTTCTAGAAGAAAAAGATGATAGTGTTTTATGCTTTACGGATTCTCACATTGTAGATAATAAAGACCGAATAATAGGCGAAAAATTATTACCAGTTGAAAAACTTGAGAGTATAAAAGATGTTATGTTTACAATAGGAAAAATTCCTACTGGAACAATCCTTTTTAAAAATATTTTTTTGAAAAATAGGCATGAAAATAAAGGTGTAGAAGAGCTTCTTACAGCGAGCAATATAATTGGAGATTTACCTCTTCTGGCTTTTTTGATTAAATCAGGTAAATTTTATAGACTACCGGAAAAAACAGGTTCTTATAGATATATAACTATTAGCGGGACATCTTACTCAGCAATGTCAATTATTAAGAAAAGCTTAGAAGCAGAGAAAGTAATTAGAGCAATAAAAGCATATTATGATCCTCATGCTAAATTTTTTTTAAATTGTACTATATGCAGAAGCAGAAAGTATCTTTTAAAAGATTTGAAAAAAAAGGATAAAAAACTTTTGAAAGAATATAAAAAGTCACTAAAATTTAAAGAAATATTAGGTTTGAATTTATATACTTTATTTTCTCCTTTAGATGATTTGATACGTAGTCTATACAGAAAAAAAATCAAGAAATATAGAAAAAAGAATTTATTTATAAATTCTTAA
- a CDS encoding acyltransferase produces MSFYNEEELKDIGLKSFGKNVLISRKTSIYGAENISIGDNVRIDDFCILSGVIKIKNYVHISAGVYLYAGDAGIEINEFSGISSKTVIYAISDDFSGSSLIGPMIDKKYRNVFSKKVYIGKHVQIGTSCVILPGATLNEGISVGAMSLVNSNLEDWSLYIGIPAKKIKERKKELLRYEQKMKENVL; encoded by the coding sequence ATGTCTTTTTATAACGAAGAGGAATTGAAGGATATCGGATTAAAAAGTTTTGGAAAAAATGTTTTAATCAGTAGAAAAACTAGTATATATGGTGCTGAGAACATTTCAATTGGTGATAATGTAAGAATAGATGATTTTTGTATATTGAGTGGAGTTATAAAAATAAAGAATTATGTTCATATTTCAGCAGGGGTTTATTTATACGCAGGTGATGCAGGAATAGAAATCAATGAATTTTCAGGAATTTCTTCTAAAACAGTTATTTATGCTATAAGTGATGATTTCAGCGGATCTTCTCTTATTGGACCTATGATTGATAAAAAATATCGAAATGTTTTTTCTAAAAAAGTTTATATAGGAAAACATGTGCAAATAGGTACTTCATGTGTAATACTTCCTGGTGCTACTTTGAATGAAGGAATATCTGTGGGAGCAATGAGCTTAGTAAACAGTAATCTAGAGGATTGGTCACTCTATATAGGGATTCCTGCTAAAAAGATAAAAGAAAGAAAAAAAGAATTGTTGAGATATGAGCAAAAAATGAAGGAGAATGTGCTATGA
- a CDS encoding DegT/DnrJ/EryC1/StrS family aminotransferase — MNKENPIMVTKSFLPPIEEYKKEIERIWETNWLTNMGPLHEEFKCKLKSYLKSDNLSLFINGHQALEVALKSLDLKEGGEVITTPFTFASTTHAIVNCGLTPVFCDIESETYNMDAGKIEELITERTVAILPVHVFGNPCNVKKIGEIAKQYNVKVIYDAAHTFGVEINSEGIGSFGDISMFSLHATKVFHSIEGGVLTYRDKGLEQKLRNLKNFGIVGPENVISSGGNSKMNEFQAAMGIVNLRYVDNEIIKRKKIAYLYRDKLEDIKGIRVLKDLPGVKHNYSYFPIIVNEKEFGMTRDDLFEKLKEFNIFSRKYFYPLTTEYDCYKGKFNAEVPIAKYISERVLNLPIYGSLEHEAVEKICQIIIEESQKEKCL, encoded by the coding sequence ATGAATAAAGAAAATCCTATTATGGTAACTAAGTCTTTTCTACCTCCCATCGAAGAATACAAAAAAGAGATCGAAAGAATATGGGAAACAAACTGGTTAACCAATATGGGTCCACTTCATGAGGAATTTAAATGTAAATTAAAGAGCTATTTAAAAAGTGATAACCTTTCTCTTTTTATTAATGGCCATCAAGCACTGGAGGTAGCCCTTAAATCTTTGGACCTAAAGGAGGGTGGGGAAGTCATAACTACTCCTTTTACCTTTGCCTCGACAACTCATGCAATTGTAAACTGCGGACTAACTCCTGTATTTTGTGACATTGAATCGGAGACATACAACATGGATGCTGGAAAAATAGAGGAACTGATAACAGAAAGAACAGTGGCTATACTGCCGGTACATGTTTTTGGCAATCCCTGTAATGTAAAAAAAATCGGAGAGATAGCCAAGCAATATAATGTAAAAGTTATTTATGATGCGGCCCATACTTTTGGAGTAGAAATCAACAGTGAGGGAATAGGAAGCTTTGGAGATATATCCATGTTCTCGCTTCATGCCACAAAGGTTTTTCATTCAATAGAGGGAGGGGTATTAACCTATAGGGACAAAGGTTTAGAGCAAAAACTTAGGAATTTGAAGAATTTTGGAATAGTCGGTCCAGAAAATGTTATATCTTCTGGCGGGAATTCAAAGATGAACGAGTTTCAGGCAGCTATGGGGATAGTTAATCTGAGATACGTGGATAACGAAATTATTAAAAGAAAAAAAATAGCATATTTGTACAGAGATAAATTGGAAGACATAAAAGGAATTAGAGTTTTAAAAGATTTGCCTGGGGTGAAACATAATTACTCTTATTTTCCAATTATTGTAAATGAAAAAGAATTTGGAATGACGAGAGACGACCTTTTTGAAAAACTTAAAGAATTTAACATCTTTTCCAGAAAATATTTTTATCCACTGACAACAGAATATGACTGTTATAAGGGTAAATTTAATGCTGAGGTACCTATTGCAAAGTATATTTCAGAAAGGGTTTTAAACCTTCCTATTTATGGAAGT